Proteins encoded together in one Penicillium digitatum chromosome 1, complete sequence window:
- a CDS encoding Transcription regulator, putative has product MTSRGPLTAYLLASTPNALKRATTHPFLASAGRGTLPKSQLSQWLSQDRLYAQSYIRFIGLLLSKIRLPTQNPTSPGPHLPTPEHNAITVLIDALVNIRRELEFFERTANDYGLDLTAISAEEGGCTLTSCGLGSDITTSVGITTTGSGSCPGITGGEDEDPQENENGSGDLCVPSPDKTSSAPGHGLCASQGECQMPSGGGVCAPGQQFNESGRGVEPSAVGGDVGGKVGVQGGGERCGTIFFCASRTTRAYIDMFMSAGSSGVSILEGLAVLWATEVCYLKSWRFAAGCMREDGERDYKKDADGGALREKFIENWASVEFEGFVDRIGDVVDEMAGQIKGAEELEITRGRCLEWWRQIVWLEESFWPGVAE; this is encoded by the coding sequence ATGACAAGTCGAGGTCCCCTAACCGCCTACCTGCTAGCAAGCACCCCCAATGCGCTCAAGCGCGCAACAACCCACCCCTTCCTCGCCTCCGCTGGCCGCGGCACCCTCCCAAAATCCCAACTAAGCCAATGGCTCTCTCAAGACCGACTCTACGCGCAATCCTACATCCGCTTCATAGGCCTCCTCCTCTCCAAAATCCGCCTTCcaacccaaaacccaacATCACCAGGCCCACACCTCCCAACCCCAGAGCACAACGCCATAACCGTCCTCATCGACGCGCTCGTCAACATCCGCAGAGAACTCGAATTCTTCGAGAGAACAGCAAATGACTACGGCCTAGATCTAACGGCTATCTCCGCCGAAGAAGGCGGCTGCACACTCACATCTTGCGGCTTAGGCTCGGATATTACCACTTCCGTTGGTATAACCACCACCGGCTCTGGAAGCTGTCCCGGCATCACGGGCGGCGAGGACGAAGATCCGCAAGAGAACGAGAATGGGAGCGGGGACCTGTGTGTTCCATCGCCGGACAAGACCAGCAGCGCGCCCGGCCACGGTCTATGTGCGAGCCAGGGAGAATGCCAGATGCCGTCTGGCGGGGGAGTTTGTGCGCCTGGGCAGCAGTTCAATGAGTCTGGACGGGGCGTGGAGCCTTCTGCGGTTGGTGGGGATGTGGGGGGGAAAGTAGGTGTGCAGGGTGGTGGTGAGCGGTGTGGGACTATTTTCTTCTGTGCGAGTCGGACAACTAGGGCTTATATTGATATGTTTATGTCTGCTGGGAGTAGTGGGGTTTCGATTTTGGAGGGGTTGGCGGTGTTGTGGGCTACGGAGGTTTGCTATTTGAAATCTTGGAGGTTTGCGGCGGGGTGTATGCGGGAGGATGGGGAGAGGGATTATAAGAAGGATGCTGATGGGGGTGCTTTGAGGGAGAAGTTTATTGAGAATTGGGCGAGTGTTGAGTTTGAGGGGTTTGTTGATCGGATTGGGGATGTTGTTGATGAGATGGCGGGGCAGATCAAGGGTGCGGAGGAGTTGGAGATTACGCGGGGAAGATGTTTGGAGTGGTGGAGGCAGATTGTTTGGTTGGAGGAGAGTTTTTGGCCGGGTGTTGCTGAATGA
- a CDS encoding QDE-2-interacting protein yields MDVRERLKMLLEGDESLKDLDTHLNQARAVQPALDADRADPAESNKAKQGVSGYALPVDFDPGSMEYPQSGQFPLSYIRTHVVGQLAESEDKRLTEIKQNDRPLGRTPKMRLDLSGLLKDEHGGGASDRDSDEEVTPIPVSKSFTSAVTMARFPFKYLQGANVKRVNERFYEGDKFWNRTWDLYYLPVPKVVLQTPFLLIRTSQAQALLDEINSALNLNLTLTGVSKEGLVIEIDNEKLPQPVYLGRCSNRDRKAKLESKVPSPLENWGPWTQLVEPHVFENYEKKIKQSVATIKIKNSIHKQAARDARMKKWQECLGHMQAYFGLRPALQSNVPQPSFANGQIEAIDVLKPVKWAFQDAPIFISIDLEWMDCYGSLGSLTEVGISTLDVLDLVGVVPGDYGEIWVKRIRSRHLRVKEHRNWVNKTYTPGCPDRFRFGKSEMIPYAELPNVVDAAFQPPYMVPSEEEKIAPYKNQKRTVILVGLDLHGDVAHLQRAGSQIFVNLNETTSVIRETVDVAELYRVSAGENQNRGLRALLGQLNILSPDLHNAGNDAYYALHALVRLMLRVAGEKVWGYENAKVGNEEPNVKRNDECKKEPPFTANPKDQRKDLRDRPTFESMAAMYEEADDNTDEVPVWSH; encoded by the exons ATGGATGTTCGTGAGCGTTTGAAGATGCTCCTCGAAGGAGATGAGAGTCTCAAAGACTTGGATACCCACTTGAACCAGGCTCGAGCCGTCCAACCTGCCCTAGATGCGGACAGAGCTGACCCTGCCGAGTCCAACAAAGCTAAGCAAGGCGTAAGTGGATATGCTCTCCCAGTTGATTTTGACCCGGGTAGTATGGAGTACCCCCAAAGTGGCCAATTTCCTTTGTCGTACATTCGTACCCATGTGGTGGGACAACTAGCTGAGTCAGAAGACAAGCGTTTGACCGAGATCAAGCAGAATGATCGCCCCCTCGGTCGTACCCCAAAGATGCGCCTTGATCTCTCAGGCTTGCTCAAAGATGAGCATGGCGGCGGTGCGTCTGACAGGGATTCCGACGAGGAGGTCACTCCGATCCCAGTTTCCAAGTCGTTCACGTCGGCCGTCACAATGGCTCGTTTCCCTTTCAAATACCTCCAAGGAGCAAATGTCAAGAGAGTTAATGAGCGGTTCTATGAGGGCGATAAGTTCTGGAATCGCACCTGGGATCT GTATTATCTGCCTGTCCCAAAGGTTGTTTTGCAAACCCCATTTCTTTTGATTCGCACTTCCCAAGCTCAAGCACTGCTCGATGAAATCAACTCGGCTCTGAACCTCAATTTAACTCTCACGGGTGTTAGCAAAGAAGGCCTCGTGATTGAAATCGACAATGAAAAGCTGCCGCAGCCCGTGTACCTTGGACGATGCAGCAACCGCGATCGGAAAGCGAAATTGGAGAGCAAGGTTCCCTCGCCTCTGGAGAACTGGGGACCCTGGACCCAGCTCGTTGAACCCCATGTTTTCGAGAACTatgagaagaagatcaagcaGTCTGTCGCCAccatcaagatcaagaatAGCATCCACAAGCAAGCGGCCCGAGATGCCCGAATGAAGAAGTGGCAGGAGTGCCTAGGCCATATGCAAGCCTACTTTGGGCTGCGTCCTGCGTTGCAGTCGAATGTTCCGCAGCCGTCGTTTGCCAATGGTCAGATTGAAGCGATTGATGTTCTGAAACCCGTCAAATGGGCCTTTCAAGATGCTCCTATTTTCATCAGCATTGATCTGGAGTGGATGGACTGTTACGGATCTCTGGGCTCTCTGACCGAGGTCGGAATTTCCACTCTGGATGTGTTGGATTTGGTCGGTGTGGTCCCTGGCGATTATGGAGAGATATGGGTGAAACGAATTCGATCCCGCCACCTGCGTGTAAAGGAGCATCGAAACTGGGTCAACAAAACGTACACTCCCGGATGTCCTGATCGCTTCCGATTTGGCAAGAGTGAGATGATTCCCTACGCCGAACTCCCGAACGTTGTGGACGCTGCATTCCAACCCCCCTACATGGTTCCCtcggaggaagaaaagaTCGCCCCGTACAAGAACCAGAAGCGCACTGTGATCTTGGTCGGTCTCGACCTCCATGGTGATGTCGCCCATCTCCAGAGAGCGGGGAGCCAAATTTTTGTCAATCTGAACGAAACCACTTCGGTCATTCGTGAGACTGTTGACGTGGCGGAGCTGTACCGTGTTAGTGCCGGGGAGAACCAGAACCGGGGTCTTCGGGCACTGCTGGGACAGCTGAATATTTTGAGTCCCGACCTGCACAATGCTGGAAATGATGCATACTACGCCTTGCACGCTCTTGTGCGATTGATGCTGAGAGTAGCTGGGGAGAAGGTGTGGGGATATGAAAACGCCAAAGTCGGTAACGAGGAGCCCAACGTTAAGCGCAATGATGAGTGCAAGAAGGAGCCTCCGTTCACGGCCAATCCCAAGGATCAACGCAAGGATCTGCGCGACAGACCCACATTTGAATCCATGGCCGCAATGTACGAAGAAGCCGATGACAACACTGACGAAGTCCCGGTTTGGAGTCACTAA
- a CDS encoding Zinc finger, PHD-type, translated as MTDETDDSGGVILDGPFDPDAQATVTDFIDYTEYLPADLIRSLTLIRGLDDRYLDSAQAVHQLTQIYGQLPDLPSDNRPSPIALRKDISSQLDRAINARESAYAEACRLYDVVDRHFDRLGCIRQKLEALPKPASEEPSPPPEPLPKRSRGGKKTKDATTRITLRLDNNRNRREKNRRRMLGGDGAFDPDSPLASTEQSDLESEFIKSAPKPAQPPKKEKARHLSLGNGPSTAQALAQLKPPPADAKLGSEDLPWLRLTEWEMTRLRKKMKKNAVWQPSEVMIHRELALANRGWEAYRAAKTLADETGGEFIDCDNIEETRRGEAAKDLEETKLSNRGMKLNEAKKLKREQLAREQAMMEGEGGVLLKPLLSPAQAPPAANRSSRKRKREEVIPEATELAASELPKPAPVTAPVAPPAPVPVPTSRAGASRRRSSRGAVPAAETNDLTPPIKTHMSPAVETKFSPPIPSPTSGPSNPSLVQPVVTTPTPPVTRPSSRRSVAAASIEGGNFITIPNAIAASGRDRRIKSATPAHKIPIREPSHAPSVPGPTRRRKRPAPGPISTGQDGGAAVSYGRRKAKPGKKRLSIRDSQDVRVDEDGVLEQIDANEPRYCLCGDVSFGTMICCENQDCDREWFHLNCVGLSEVPSRTAKWYCPQCRVKLHKGEDGIIKGSSRR; from the exons ATGACCGACGAAACAGACGACAGCGGAGGGGTTATCCTAGATGGCCCCTTCGATCCTGACGCGCAGGCTACGGTCACTGACTTTATCGACTACACTGAATACCTCCCCGCAGACTTAATCCGCTCATTGACCCTCATCCGCGGCCTCGATGACCGATACCTCGACTCGGCGCAAGCGGTACACCAGCTCACTCAGATCTACGGTCAGCTCCCAGACCTTCCTTCGGATAATCGACCCAGCCCAATCGCACTGCGCAAAGATATATCGTCGCAATTAGATCGTGCTATCAACGCGCGTGAATCGGCATATGCCGAGGCCTGTCGTCTCTATGATGTTGTAGATCGCCACTTTGACCGATTAGGCTGCATCCGCCAAAAACTCGAAGCGCTGCCCAAGCCTGCCTCCGAGGAACCATCACCCCCACCCGAGCCTCTACCGAAACGTTCGCGGGGAGGCAAGAAGACCAAAGATGCCACGACGCGTATCACCCTTCGCTTGGACAACAATCGCAATaggagagaaaaaaacagGAGGCGTATGCTAGGTGGTGATGGAGCTTTTGACCCAGACTCTCCACTTGCCAGTACTGAGCAATCGGACTTGGAAAGTGAATTCATTAAATCTGCCCCTAAACCCGCTCAACCCCCAAAGAAGGAGAAAGCACGTCACCTGAGCTTGGGGAACGGACCGTCAACAGCCCAGGCCCTTGCGCAGTTGAAACCGCCGCCAGCTGATGCGAAATTAGGCAGCGAGGACCTGCCCTGGCTGCGATTGACGGAATGGGAGATGACCAGGctgcggaagaagatgaaaaagaaTGCTGTGTGGCAGCCGAGTGAAGTAATGATTCACCGTGAGCTGGCCCTGGCAAATCGAGGTTGGGAAGCATACCGTGCCGCAAAGACCCTAGCAGATGAGACGGGTGGGGAGTTCATTGACTGTGATAACATTGAAGAAACCAGGCGCGGGGAGGCTGCCAAAGATCTGGAGGAGACAAAGCTGAGCAATCGCGGAATGAAACTCAACGAAGCAAAGAAGTTGAAACGCGAACAGTTGGCCCGTGAACAGGCAATGATGGAAGGCGAAGGTGGCGTCTTGCTCAAGCCTTTGCTAAGCCCCGCCCAAGCACCACCAGCCGCGAATCGATCATCACGGAAGAGGAAACGAGAAGAGGTCATCCCCGAAGCAACAGAACTTGCTGCTTCCGAGCTTCCGAAACCTGCGCCAGTTACTGCCCCGGTCGCACCACCAGCCCCTGTCCCTGTGCCCACTTCCAGAGCTGGCGCGTCTCGGCGCAGATCCAGCCGAGGAGCCGTTCCAGCCGCAGAAACTAACGACCTCACCCCCCCAATCAAAACCCACATGTCTCCCGCAGTTGAAACCAAATTCTCCCCTCCTATCCCTAGCCCCACATCTGGACCCTCCAACCCATCCCTTGTCCAACCAGTCGTCACTACACCCACACCGCCTGTCACTCGGCCTTCATCACGGCGCTCTGTAGCCGCTGCCTCAATTGAAGGCGGGAACTTCATCACCATCCCGAACGCAATAGCAGCAAGTGGACGCGATCGCCGCATCAAAAGCGCGACACCTGCACACAAAATACCCATCCGCGAGCCTTCACACGCTCCAAGTGTCCCCGGCCCGACCCGCCGGCGCAAGCGTCCAGCACCAGGTCCAATTTCTACCGGTCAAGATGGCGGCGCAGCAGTAAGCTACGGGCGCCGCAAAGCCAAGCCAGGAAAGAAGCGACTCAGCATCCGCGACTCTCAGGATGTTCGTGTGGACGAAGACGGCGTCCTCGAGCAGATCGATGCTAATGAGCCCCGATACTGTCTCTGTGGAGATGTTAGCTTTGGGACGATGATCTGCTGTGAAAATCAGGAT TGTGACCGTGAATGGTTCCATCTCAATTGCGTGGGTCTGTCTGAAGTCCCCTCTCGCACAGCCAAGTGGTACTGCCCCCAGTGCCGTGTCAAGCTGCACAAGGGTGAAGATGGGATCATCAAGGGGAGCTCCCGCCGTTAA
- a CDS encoding Oxidoreductase, N-terminal encodes MAPPSVLMVGTGEYTTGFVGGGASGSDKKVGVVGLSLFDLRRRGKVGDLSMVGVSGKKFPGIRDHLHRNISQVYNNLDTSFASFPADDQTDPDAYKTAIDALPKGSAITIFTPDSTHYPIALYAIERGHHVLITKPATQRLEDHLALVEASRKHGVFVFIEHHKRFDPAYSDARAKAKTLGDFNYFYSYMSQPKSQLETFKAWAGRDSDISYYLNSHHIDVCESMVPEYKPVRVTATASQGTAAALGCVPETEDTITLLVEWRRRDNPAKIATGVYTASWTAPQNAGVHSNQYFHYMAATGEIRVNQAKRGYEVTGDDQGLIHFNPFYMRYAPDEEGNFGGQTGYGYISFEKFIDAVTAVNEGRVTLDQLDARPLPTLRNTIGTTAILDAGRKSLDERRPVDIVSEGDKWELK; translated from the exons ATGGCTCCTCCTAGCGTTTTGATG GTTGGCACTGGTGAATACACCACCGGCTTCGTTGGCGGTGGTGCATCTGGTTCAGACAAGAAGGTCGGCGTGGTGGGCCTCAGTTTATTTGACTTGCGCCGGCGGGGCAAGGTGGGCGACCTGAGCATGGTGGGCGTATCAGGCAAGAAGTTCCCTGGTATCC GTGACCACTTGCACCGCAACATCTCTCAAGTCTACAACAACCTCGATACCTCGTTCGCCTCGTTCCCCGCAGACGACCAGACCGACCCCGACGCATACAAGACCGCCATTGATGCCCTCCCCAAAGGATCCGCCATTACAATCTTCACCCCCGATTCTACTCACTATCCCATTGCACTGTACGCAATTGAGCGCGGCCATCATGTGCTCATCACTAAGCCAGCCACCCAGCGTCTAGAAGACCACCTAGCTCTGGTCGAGGCCTCACGCAAGCATGgcgtcttcgtcttcatcgagCATCACAAGCGCTTTGACCCTGCCTACTCTGATGCGCGAGCTAAGGCAAAGACCCTCGGCGACTTCAACTACTTCTATAGTTACATGAGTCAACCTAAGAGCCAGCTCGAGACCTTCAAGGCGTGGGCTGGTCGTGATTCGGATATTTCTTACTACCTGAACTCTCATCACATTGATGTCTGCGAGAGCATGGTCCCAGAATACAAGCCTGTGCGGGTCACGGCAACTGCATCTCAGGGTACCGCTGCTGCCCTTGGATGTGTTCCCGAAACCGAGGATACCATCACCCTTCTAGTGGAGTGGCGCCGCCGTGATAACCCGGCGAAGATTGCCACTGGTGTCTACACTGCTAGCTGGACCGCACCCCAAAATGCGGGTGTCCACTCCAACCAATACTTCCACT ATATGGCCGCCACCGGTGAGATCCGCGTTAACCAGGCCAAGCGTGGGTATGAAGTGACCGGCGACGACCAGGGTCTCATTCATTTCAATCC ATTCTATATGCGCTACGCTCCTGATGAAGAAGGAAACTTTGGCGGGCAGACTGGATACGGCTACATCAGCTTCGAAAAGTTCATCGATGCCGTCACAGCTGTGAACGAGGGCCGTGTCACCCTTGACCAGCTGGACGCTCGCCCGCTGCCTACTCTACGTAATACCATCGGCACAACAGCAATCCTCGATGCAGGACGCAAGTCGCTGGATGAGAGGCGGCCTGTAGATATTGTCTCCGAGGGCGACAAGTGGGAGCTGAAGTAA